ATTCCTGCCAGTGGTGCTATAAATGCAGATAGCCAGAAGCATATAACAAGGAGGGGCACATCTCCCAATAAGTTGATGAATTTGTAGATAAATGCTGTTAAATAAACTATTAAAGGAGGATAGTCAATGGGGACTCCGGGAGGATAGTAAGAGTGGAGGTCCCAGTCCATGCCTTTAATTATTGCATCACCTAAATATCCGTGGTCCAAATAGTTTTCGGTTAAACGGTAGTTGTAGTATGAGTCCAGTTCATACATGTAAGGGAGGCCGTTTTGATCCTGATAAAAAGATTTTTGAGAATCTGGAATTGAATTGAGATTTGTGGTTTCCACTCTCAAGAAAAAACCAATGGAAAAAATCAGCAAGACAATGGCTATGGTGGTAAACAATTTTTTATCCATTTCAACTCCCACAGAATATTTAGATTAAGTTTAATAAATTTTTTATGAATATTTAGGGATATAATAAAGATTGATAAGTGATTATTTAAGGTATCATCTAGGTTGATCCCCATACAACAACCCCATTCTTGCGATAAAGAGGCCTAAATAAAGAAGTTTCATTCTTTTCCACGATCATCCGGGCAAACATAGAATTTTCAAAATCACGATCTAACACTACCGATAAATTATCATCCATTTGCAATATTATACAGAAGTTACTGCTCTCATTTTCATAATATTTTTCCACAACCCCATTTTGAACTTTAATAACACAATAAGGGGTTACATTATTCCATACTATAACATTAGACTTCAGGTCACCAACAACACCATCATCACTTTTAATTGTATAATTATCAATCTTTAGATTTCCATAAGAATATAATGGATTAAGACCTTTATCAGTGTTAAAATCCCATCCTCCAAACTTAAATATCCAGTAGCCCCCATAAATCATTTCATTCATTGTTATCACCACAAAAGGAGTAGTATTATTAGGGTGAGTATATTCAAGTACATTAGAAGCCTGTTCGGGGGTTAAATTATATTTATTTTCAAGAATATATTCTGCTGTTTTATTATCCACTCCTAATATAAAATTTAAGATTTCTACATCTTCTGAACTATTATTATTATATTTATTAAGAGTCAAATAGGCCATGTCACCACTGGTAGCAAGCATGCTAAAAATACCCCTAGATAAGCTCTCGTTGTTGGTATAGAAAGCCCTATCAATCCAATATTCGCGGGATACATTGGGAGAACTATTAAGATAAATATTTTCAGAACTCTTTATTGGAATATTTTCGATATAACCAAGCCTTCCATCAAAAACTACTGGACGGTCAGTAATTGCTGCGAAAAAATGACCATATACCCAACTTGATATGACTACCGTGTTATTATCCGTATGATTATGCACCCAAATCCCAGTTTCCCATATATCATCATTCATTCTAGGGTTTAAATTATTATAATTATCATTAACAACTACCAATGAAGGTAAAACTATGCAAACAATCATCAAAATTGGAATTAACCGGTTTAATCTATGATTTTTTAAACTTAAATTATCTACAATCAAACCCACAAAAATACCAATTAGAATAATTAAGGGAGCTGCGAGTAGTAAAATAAACCTTATCCCACCTAAAAGTGATAAAAAGCCACATAATGCCCAAAAGATGCTGAACATGTATAAAAGTTTAATTTTATTTGTTTTAGTTATTGTTTTATTTTTTCTAATAAGAAGTATCATGAAAAATATAATACTTATAATGGCAAGAATCAACAGTGAAGGTCCTAAACCTCCCATTATACTACCAAAAGATGGGATCTGAAGTTCACTAACCAAAATATACACATTGGGCCAGGGATACCCTAAAGATCCGCCTCCCAATAAAACTAATTCAAATGGAGATAATATGAGCTTTAAAATATTTTGAAAGCCAGTTAAACTCCAGATCAGACCAAGGGATGTTATAAAAAATAATAGTGAACTGTAACTAATTTTTTTAAGGGCTTGTCTGTTTAATTGTCCTGTAATCTTCCCAAAAGTGATTAAAAGGATACAAAAAATTAACATCACATAAAATAAATATTGCCATCCATTCCAAGCCGCTGAAAATAAGAACATGAAAAATGCTGAGGCTAATGTTAATAAAATTC
The sequence above is a segment of the Methanobacterium formicicum DSM 3637 genome. Coding sequences within it:
- a CDS encoding STT3 domain-containing protein gives rise to the protein MLKKETALTLLIIFIIFMIGFLVRLESTQLSGISEDKKSFYQDQYGLPYFYDMDSYYNYRLTKNYIEHGYLGDELINGTEYDLHSYYPPGVPMDYPPLIAYLAATIYNILNIFAKIPLLVICFWTPIFIAPLAGIVAYLFLRRFTNNYGAATAGILTVIVPFYFMRTVPGWFDTDMFNLIFPFLIVWCFFEALNSDRKAGILLTLASAFFMFLFSAAWNGWQYLFYVMLIFCILLITFGKITGQLNRQALKKISYSSLLFFITSLGLIWSLTGFQNILKLILSPFELVLLGGGSLGYPWPNVYILVSELQIPSFGSIMGGLGPSLLILAIISIIFFMILLIRKNKTITKTNKIKLLYMFSIFWALCGFLSLLGGIRFILLLAAPLIILIGIFVGLIVDNLSLKNHRLNRLIPILMIVCIVLPSLVVVNDNYNNLNPRMNDDIWETGIWVHNHTDNNTVVISSWVYGHFFAAITDRPVVFDGRLGYIENIPIKSSENIYLNSSPNVSREYWIDRAFYTNNESLSRGIFSMLATSGDMAYLTLNKYNNNSSEDVEILNFILGVDNKTAEYILENKYNLTPEQASNVLEYTHPNNTTPFVVITMNEMIYGGYWIFKFGGWDFNTDKGLNPLYSYGNLKIDNYTIKSDDGVVGDLKSNVIVWNNVTPYCVIKVQNGVVEKYYENESSNFCIILQMDDNLSVVLDRDFENSMFARMIVEKNETSLFRPLYRKNGVVVWGST